In one Nicotiana tomentosiformis chromosome 6, ASM39032v3, whole genome shotgun sequence genomic region, the following are encoded:
- the LOC104119289 gene encoding uncharacterized protein — protein MSALFNFHSFLTVVLLGICTCTYVKMHFPALLEQRTGFRGFFWKAARIGERLSPWVAVGCLTMGVSIIFF, from the exons ATG TCGGCACTCTTCAATTTCCACTCCTTTCTGACGGTAGTGCTGCTAGGGATTTGTACATGCACTTATGTGAAGATGCATTTTCCTGCACTTCTTGAACAGAGAACTGG GTTTCGAGGTTTCTTTTGGAAGGCTGCTAGAATAG GTGAACGTTTGAGTCCATGGGTGGCTGTGGGCTGTTTGACGATGGGTGTTTCAATAATCTTCTTCTGA